A single Chlamydia suis DNA region contains:
- a CDS encoding HAD-IIB family hydrolase, protein MSLDKLLVTDIDGTITHHPHQLDDRVIEALHQYHDAGWSLFFLTGRYFSYAYPLFNKISVPFLLGSQNGASVWSSTKKEFFYFRNMPRDFLEVLEKHFDGLDLVVCIESGASNRDTYFRLELGQETRELTKILDAVYFPSSEAAEILINVQERLSEEFTYENFAVAKFFGRRSEVRKMMERFAEAPEVSSRVTMNYMRWPFDFNYAVLLLTAKDVSKGFAVDQVVRSLYKGNKPFIMTSGDDANDIDLLSRGDFKIVMQTAPDEMHGLADFLAPPAKDLGILSAWEAGELRYQQLFNS, encoded by the coding sequence ATGAGTTTAGATAAGTTGTTAGTTACGGATATTGATGGAACTATTACGCATCATCCGCACCAACTCGATGACCGAGTTATAGAGGCTTTGCATCAATATCATGACGCTGGGTGGTCATTATTTTTTCTAACAGGAAGATATTTTTCTTACGCATATCCTCTTTTCAACAAAATTTCTGTTCCTTTTTTACTAGGCAGCCAGAACGGAGCTTCCGTATGGTCGTCTACGAAAAAAGAGTTTTTTTATTTTCGCAATATGCCTCGAGATTTTCTTGAGGTTTTAGAAAAACATTTTGATGGGCTAGATCTTGTTGTGTGTATAGAATCTGGGGCTTCCAATCGTGATACGTATTTTAGATTGGAATTAGGACAAGAAACTCGGGAGCTCACAAAAATTCTTGATGCAGTTTATTTCCCTTCATCAGAGGCTGCGGAAATACTGATTAATGTCCAGGAACGTCTATCAGAAGAATTTACTTACGAAAATTTTGCTGTTGCTAAATTTTTTGGAAGACGCTCAGAAGTGAGAAAAATGATGGAAAGGTTTGCCGAAGCTCCAGAGGTTTCGTCGCGGGTAACGATGAACTATATGCGTTGGCCTTTCGATTTTAATTATGCCGTTCTGCTGCTTACTGCAAAGGATGTTTCTAAAGGATTTGCTGTAGATCAGGTGGTTCGTTCTCTTTATAAGGGAAATAAGCCGTTCATCATGACCTCAGGAGATGATGCTAACGATATAGACCTATTGTCTCGAGGTGATTTTAAAATTGTCATGCAGACTGCTCCAGATGAGATGCATGGTTTGGCAGATTTTTTAGCTCCCCCGGCAAAAGATCTCGGTATTCTTTCTGCCTGGGAAGCTGGTGAGCTGCGTTATCAGCAGCTTTTTAATTCTTAG
- a CDS encoding RluA family pseudouridine synthase, whose protein sequence is MQEFIGIADRHVRLASFLRTALPHLPKKTILESICYHGCRVNGRIERFESYKLQPGDRVCLQIITRSSPQLLWEDEHLCVYNKPAKQTSEDLAKQLHTHLVHRLDRDTSGCILFAKNEKDVALTTQLFKMRQIDKHYIALVFGHPRQHSGIITTYTAPRHRRLGAVLFGNTDRNSGKITITEWEVLTLYPKYALLLCRPITGRTHQIRLHMRTIGHPIVGDVDYGAKEQPKQVTRPLLHAKSLRFISPFSKKKIEVSSLTSDDLYPFYTDFKPQ, encoded by the coding sequence ATGCAAGAGTTTATTGGTATAGCGGATCGTCACGTAAGACTCGCTTCTTTTCTCCGAACAGCTCTACCTCATTTACCTAAAAAAACTATTTTAGAGTCGATTTGCTATCATGGATGTCGAGTAAACGGTCGTATCGAACGGTTTGAATCTTACAAACTTCAACCCGGAGACCGCGTTTGTTTACAAATCATCACGCGTTCTTCCCCACAACTACTCTGGGAAGACGAGCATCTTTGTGTTTATAATAAACCCGCAAAACAAACTTCTGAGGACCTAGCCAAGCAACTTCATACCCATCTTGTTCACCGCTTAGATAGAGACACTTCTGGATGCATTCTTTTTGCAAAAAATGAAAAAGATGTGGCTCTTACCACCCAGCTATTTAAAATGCGACAAATAGACAAACACTATATAGCGTTAGTATTTGGTCATCCACGCCAACACTCCGGGATCATTACAACCTACACGGCTCCTCGCCATAGACGCCTTGGCGCTGTTCTGTTTGGAAATACAGATAGAAACTCTGGAAAAATAACCATCACCGAATGGGAAGTTCTTACACTTTATCCCAAGTATGCTCTTCTTCTTTGTCGCCCTATTACAGGACGAACTCATCAAATACGCTTACACATGAGAACCATCGGACATCCAATCGTCGGCGATGTGGATTACGGAGCTAAAGAACAACCGAAACAGGTTACTCGTCCTTTACTCCATGCAAAAAGTCTTCGGTTCATTTCTCCTTTTTCTAAAAAAAAGATAGAGGTTTCGTCTTTAACTTCCGATGACCTCTATCCTTTTTATACAGATTTTAAGCCTCAATAA
- the rpsA gene encoding 30S ribosomal protein S1 produces the protein MPNQADYTWGAKKNLDTIACLPEDVKQFKDLLYAMHGFTATEEEPTSEVQPGAILKGTVVDISKDFVVVDVGLKSEGVIPMSEFIDSSEGLTVGAEVEVYLDQTEDDEGKVVLSREKATRQRQWEYILAHCEEGSIVKGQITRKVKGGLIVDIGMEAFLPGSQIDNKKIKNLDDYVGKVCEFKILKINVDRRNVVVSRRELLEAERISKKAELIEQITIGERRKGIVKNITDFGVFLDLDGIDGLLHITDMTWKRIRHPSEMVELNQELEVIILSVDKEKGRVALGLKQKEHNPWEDIEKKYPPGKRVRGKIVKLLPYGAFIEIEEGIEGLIHVSEMSWVKNIVDPNEVVNKGDEVEVVVLSIQKDEGKISLGLKQTEHNPWDNIEEKYPIGLRVTAEIKNLTNYGAFVELEPGIEGLIHISDMSWIKKVSHPSELFKKGNTVEAVILSVDKESKKITLGVKQLTPNPWDEIEAMFPVGSDISGVVTKITAFGAFVELQNGIEGLIHVSELSEKPFSKIEDILSIGDKVSAKVIKLDPDHKKVSLSIKEFLAHGGQAGQDEEETSSDRD, from the coding sequence ATGCCAAATCAAGCGGATTATACTTGGGGAGCAAAAAAGAATCTCGATACGATAGCTTGCTTGCCAGAAGACGTAAAACAATTTAAAGACCTTCTTTACGCGATGCATGGCTTCACCGCGACGGAAGAAGAACCTACTAGCGAAGTACAGCCTGGTGCGATCCTAAAAGGTACAGTTGTCGACATAAGCAAAGACTTTGTTGTTGTTGATGTTGGCTTAAAGTCTGAAGGGGTCATTCCAATGTCAGAATTTATCGACTCTTCAGAGGGCCTGACCGTTGGGGCTGAAGTTGAAGTTTATTTGGATCAAACTGAAGACGACGAAGGGAAAGTTGTTTTATCCCGAGAAAAAGCCACGAGACAACGTCAATGGGAATATATTCTGGCGCATTGTGAAGAAGGATCTATCGTCAAAGGACAAATCACTCGAAAAGTCAAGGGTGGTTTAATTGTCGATATTGGTATGGAAGCCTTCCTTCCAGGATCCCAAATCGACAACAAAAAAATTAAAAACTTGGATGATTACGTAGGAAAAGTCTGCGAGTTCAAAATTCTCAAAATCAATGTGGATCGCAGAAATGTTGTTGTATCTAGAAGAGAGCTTCTAGAAGCTGAACGCATTTCTAAGAAAGCAGAGCTTATCGAGCAGATCACAATCGGAGAACGTCGTAAAGGTATTGTCAAGAACATTACCGATTTCGGAGTTTTCTTAGACCTCGATGGAATCGATGGTTTGCTACACATTACAGACATGACATGGAAACGCATTCGACACCCTTCTGAAATGGTTGAACTCAACCAAGAGCTGGAAGTGATCATTCTTAGCGTAGATAAAGAAAAAGGTCGTGTAGCGCTTGGCCTGAAGCAAAAAGAACACAATCCTTGGGAAGACATTGAGAAAAAATATCCTCCAGGAAAACGTGTTCGAGGAAAAATTGTCAAACTACTTCCTTATGGAGCATTTATTGAAATTGAAGAAGGTATCGAAGGCCTTATTCACGTTTCCGAAATGTCTTGGGTTAAAAACATTGTAGATCCTAACGAAGTGGTGAACAAAGGCGACGAAGTTGAGGTCGTTGTTCTCTCCATTCAAAAAGATGAAGGAAAAATATCTCTTGGCTTAAAACAAACAGAACATAATCCTTGGGATAACATTGAAGAAAAATACCCTATTGGCTTACGCGTAACAGCTGAAATTAAAAATCTAACGAATTACGGAGCTTTCGTTGAGTTAGAGCCTGGTATTGAAGGACTAATTCACATTTCCGATATGAGCTGGATCAAAAAAGTTTCGCATCCTTCAGAACTCTTCAAAAAAGGAAACACCGTTGAAGCAGTTATTCTGTCGGTAGACAAAGAAAGCAAAAAAATTACTTTAGGGGTAAAACAATTGACTCCTAATCCATGGGACGAAATTGAAGCTATGTTCCCTGTTGGAAGTGATATCTCTGGCGTTGTAACCAAAATTACAGCTTTCGGTGCTTTCGTTGAACTGCAAAATGGCATTGAAGGACTGATTCATGTGTCAGAGCTTTCTGAAAAACCTTTTTCTAAAATTGAAGACATCCTCTCCATTGGAGACAAGGTTTCTGCTAAGGTCATTAAACTAGACCCTGATCACAAGAAAGTTTCTCTTTCCATTAAAGAATTCCTTGCTCATGGTGGACAGGCTGGTCAAGATGAGGAAGAGACGTCTTCTGACAGAGACTAA
- the nusA gene encoding transcription termination factor NusA — protein MNKDLVAIFDYMEREKGIQRSTIVAAIESALKIAAKKTLRDDANVSVSINPRTGDIEVFCEKQIVEKCQNPSKEIPLDKAREYDPDCQIGQYMDVPFVSDQFGRIAAHAARQIIGQKLRHAERDVIYEEYRHRKNEIISGVVKSFARGANLVVDLGKVEGLLPARFYPKTEKHKVGDKIYALLYEVQESENGGAEVILSRSHPEFVRQLFMQEVPELEEGSVEIVKIAREAGYRTKMAVRSSDPQTDAVGAFVGMRGSRIKNIIRELNDEKIDVVNYSPVSTELLQNLLYPVEIQKIAILEDDKVIAIIVQDSDYATVIGKRGINARLISQILGYELEVQRMSEYNKLLEIQRLQLAEFEDPRLDQPLEVEGINTLVVQNLEHAGYDTIRKILLASASELASVPGISLELAYKILEQVSKYGEGKVDEKPQVED, from the coding sequence ATGAACAAGGATCTTGTGGCTATTTTTGACTACATGGAAAGAGAGAAAGGTATTCAACGCTCTACAATAGTAGCTGCTATTGAATCCGCTCTGAAAATTGCTGCGAAAAAGACTCTTAGAGACGACGCGAATGTGTCCGTAAGTATCAATCCCCGCACTGGTGATATAGAAGTTTTTTGCGAAAAACAGATCGTTGAAAAATGCCAAAATCCAAGTAAGGAAATTCCCCTAGATAAGGCTCGTGAATATGATCCAGACTGCCAAATTGGGCAGTATATGGATGTTCCTTTTGTCTCTGATCAATTTGGAAGGATTGCTGCTCATGCAGCACGTCAAATCATTGGGCAGAAGCTTCGTCATGCTGAGCGCGACGTGATTTACGAAGAGTATCGTCATCGAAAAAATGAAATTATTTCGGGAGTAGTTAAAAGTTTCGCTCGAGGAGCAAATCTAGTGGTCGATTTGGGGAAAGTCGAAGGGTTGTTGCCCGCTCGCTTTTACCCTAAAACAGAAAAACATAAAGTTGGTGATAAGATTTACGCACTTCTTTACGAGGTACAAGAATCTGAAAACGGCGGAGCAGAAGTAATTCTCAGTAGAAGTCACCCAGAGTTTGTAAGACAGTTATTCATGCAAGAGGTGCCTGAACTAGAGGAAGGGTCTGTTGAAATTGTAAAAATTGCAAGAGAAGCCGGGTATCGTACAAAAATGGCTGTGCGCTCTTCTGACCCTCAAACTGACGCTGTTGGAGCTTTCGTAGGAATGCGTGGCTCTCGCATTAAAAACATCATTCGGGAATTGAATGACGAGAAAATAGACGTTGTAAATTATTCCCCTGTGTCGACAGAATTGTTACAAAATTTGCTCTATCCTGTAGAGATTCAAAAAATTGCTATTTTAGAAGACGATAAAGTTATCGCTATTATTGTCCAAGACTCGGATTATGCAACTGTTATTGGTAAACGAGGTATCAACGCTCGCCTAATCAGTCAAATTTTAGGCTATGAACTCGAAGTCCAAAGAATGAGTGAATACAACAAGTTGTTGGAAATTCAACGCTTGCAGTTAGCCGAGTTCGAAGATCCTCGATTGGATCAGCCGTTGGAAGTCGAAGGAATTAATACGTTGGTAGTGCAAAACTTAGAGCACGCAGGATACGACACGATTAGGAAAATATTGCTGGCTAGCGCTAGCGAATTGGCTTCTGTTCCAGGAATTAGTTTAGAGCTAGCCTATAAGATCCTAGAACAGGTCAGCAAATATGGAGAAGGCAAAGTTGACGAAAAACCTCAAGTTGAAGATTAA
- the infB gene encoding translation initiation factor IF-2 → MEKAKLTKNLKLKIKNAQLTKAAGLDKLKQKLAQAGSSDTKNSPASKAQPKEKGLKKTAGTSIPAPEAESGITESTARRIRAKDRSSFATEEPTAPAALSSDASHLTLDIVPSAGSADSDLSSQKEKTSSDTAEVSSSQEDATVPQEEHAKEPSERVEKTPIIRTRTEPKSVVSIKPKFGPTGKHINHLLAKTFKAPAKEARDAAPAEETPKQTRPPVDSTPNSNKQSSSGASTRQTSSAPAYRRDSANNNNNSKRGSERDRAKRSEDNVKAFTGRDRYGLNEDSSEEDKWRKKRVHKTKKQTEEHVVQCPSHIKIALPITVKDLAAEMKLKASELIQKLFIHGMTYVVNDILDSQTVVQYIGLEFGCTIEIDSSEKEKLCLVENTVRDEINETDPQKLVIRSPIVAFMGHVDHGKTTLIDALRQSNVAASEAGAITQHMGAFKCSTPVGEITVLDTPGHEAFSAMRARGAEVCDIVVLVVAGDEGIKEQTVEAIEHAKAANITIVVAINKCDKPNFNAETVYRQLAELNLLPEAWGGSIATINTSAKTGEGLQDLLEMLALQAEVLELKADPSARARGLVIESELHKGLGAVATVLVQNGTLHLGEALVFNDCYGKVKTMHNEHNQLLQAAAPSTPVLITGLSAIPKAGDPFIVVKNEKAAKEIINARLAGQQRSAALQKKRPNFDAVLQNKKTLKLIVKADVQGSIEALAHSILNIRSEKVDVEILSSGVGDISESDIRLASASKAVVVGFHTSVESHAESLIKNLNVKVHLFDIIYHAVDAIKEIMTGLLDPIAEEKDLGAAEIKATFKSSQLGTIYGCLVTEGSMVRNQKIRIIRNKEVLWKGSLSSLKRLKEDVKEVKKGMECGILLDNYQQAQIGDILQCYEVIYHPQKL, encoded by the coding sequence ATGGAGAAGGCAAAGTTGACGAAAAACCTCAAGTTGAAGATTAAGAATGCACAGTTAACGAAGGCTGCTGGCTTAGACAAATTGAAACAGAAACTAGCTCAAGCCGGCTCTTCTGACACCAAAAATTCTCCAGCAAGTAAAGCTCAACCCAAAGAAAAGGGCTTAAAAAAAACTGCTGGCACGTCCATTCCTGCGCCTGAGGCAGAATCAGGCATAACAGAATCTACCGCAAGAAGAATTCGTGCTAAAGATCGCTCTTCATTTGCGACAGAAGAGCCTACTGCACCAGCAGCTCTGTCCAGCGATGCTTCGCATTTAACTTTGGACATAGTTCCTTCGGCAGGCTCTGCAGATAGCGATCTCTCGTCTCAAAAGGAAAAGACTAGTAGTGATACTGCAGAAGTTTCTTCTTCGCAGGAAGATGCGACAGTTCCTCAGGAAGAACACGCCAAAGAGCCGTCTGAGCGCGTCGAAAAAACCCCCATTATTAGGACAAGAACAGAGCCTAAAAGTGTTGTCTCCATCAAACCCAAATTTGGGCCTACAGGGAAACATATTAATCATCTATTGGCTAAAACTTTTAAAGCTCCAGCTAAAGAAGCTCGAGATGCGGCGCCCGCAGAAGAAACGCCTAAGCAAACGCGTCCTCCTGTGGATTCAACTCCTAACAGCAATAAGCAATCATCTTCTGGAGCAAGTACTCGTCAGACTTCATCCGCTCCTGCTTATCGAAGAGACTCTGCGAATAATAATAACAACTCTAAGCGAGGCTCGGAACGCGATCGCGCTAAAAGATCTGAAGATAATGTCAAGGCTTTTACAGGACGCGACCGTTATGGGTTAAATGAGGACTCTTCCGAAGAAGATAAGTGGCGAAAAAAACGTGTTCATAAAACGAAAAAACAAACTGAAGAACATGTTGTACAATGTCCGTCTCACATTAAGATCGCACTTCCTATCACAGTCAAAGATCTTGCGGCCGAGATGAAGTTAAAAGCTTCGGAGCTTATTCAAAAACTTTTCATTCACGGCATGACCTATGTTGTAAACGACATTTTGGATAGCCAAACCGTTGTACAATATATTGGATTAGAGTTTGGATGTACTATTGAGATTGATTCTTCTGAGAAAGAAAAACTTTGCTTGGTAGAAAATACTGTCCGCGACGAAATTAACGAAACGGATCCGCAAAAGTTAGTCATTCGTTCCCCCATTGTGGCTTTTATGGGGCACGTAGACCATGGAAAAACAACTCTTATCGATGCTTTACGGCAAAGTAATGTGGCAGCCTCGGAAGCCGGCGCCATTACGCAACATATGGGAGCCTTCAAATGCTCGACTCCTGTTGGAGAAATTACTGTTCTTGATACGCCTGGTCACGAGGCTTTTTCTGCCATGCGAGCTCGAGGAGCAGAAGTTTGCGATATCGTAGTATTGGTTGTCGCAGGAGACGAGGGAATTAAAGAGCAGACTGTGGAAGCTATTGAGCATGCGAAAGCTGCTAATATTACCATTGTTGTTGCTATCAACAAATGCGACAAACCAAACTTCAATGCTGAAACAGTTTATCGTCAGTTAGCAGAACTCAACCTTCTTCCTGAAGCTTGGGGAGGATCTATTGCAACCATTAATACGTCTGCTAAGACAGGAGAAGGATTGCAAGATTTGCTTGAAATGTTAGCATTACAAGCAGAGGTTCTGGAGCTGAAAGCCGATCCTTCTGCTAGAGCTCGCGGACTTGTTATTGAATCTGAGCTGCATAAGGGATTGGGAGCGGTTGCAACTGTACTAGTTCAAAACGGAACGCTTCATCTAGGAGAAGCTTTAGTATTTAACGATTGTTACGGGAAAGTAAAAACCATGCACAATGAGCATAATCAGCTCTTGCAGGCGGCAGCACCCTCTACTCCCGTGCTCATTACAGGCTTATCCGCGATTCCTAAAGCAGGAGATCCCTTTATCGTCGTTAAAAATGAAAAAGCTGCAAAAGAGATCATTAATGCCCGACTTGCTGGGCAGCAAAGATCTGCTGCTTTGCAGAAAAAGCGACCGAACTTTGATGCTGTGTTACAAAACAAGAAAACTTTGAAGTTGATTGTCAAAGCCGATGTTCAAGGTTCCATAGAAGCTTTAGCACACTCCATACTCAACATTCGCTCAGAAAAAGTCGATGTCGAAATTTTATCTAGCGGAGTTGGCGATATTTCGGAATCTGATATCCGTTTGGCTTCAGCTTCTAAAGCCGTAGTTGTTGGATTCCATACAAGTGTAGAAAGTCATGCAGAGTCTTTAATTAAAAACTTAAATGTTAAAGTTCATCTGTTCGATATCATTTATCACGCAGTAGACGCTATTAAAGAAATCATGACAGGTCTTTTGGATCCTATAGCAGAAGAGAAAGACTTGGGTGCTGCTGAGATTAAAGCGACCTTCAAATCTTCCCAATTGGGAACTATTTACGGTTGCCTGGTTACAGAAGGAAGCATGGTACGCAATCAGAAGATTCGCATTATTAGAAATAAAGAGGTTCTTTGGAAGGGCTCTCTCTCCTCCTTGAAACGCCTCAAAGAAGATGTCAAAGAGGTTAAAAAAGGAATGGAGTGCGGTATCTTACTGGACAATTACCAACAAGCACAAATTGGCGACATACTTCAGTGCTATGAGGTTATTTATCACCCACAAAAATTGTAG
- a CDS encoding enoyl-[acyl-carrier-protein] reductase, producing MLKIDLTGKIAFIAGVGDDNGYGWGIAKMLAEAGATILVGTWVPIYKIFSQSWDLGKFNESRKLSNGELLTLAKIYPMDASFDTPEDVPQDILENKRYKDLSGYTVSEVAEQVKKDFGHIDILVHSLANSPEIAKPLLDTSRKGYLSALSTSSYSFISLLSHFGPFMNEGASTISLTYLASMRAVPGYGGGMSAAKAALESDTKVLAWEAGRRWGVRVNTISAGPLASRAGKAIGFIERMVDYYLDWAPLPSPMEAEQVGAAAAFLVSPLAKAITGETLYVDHGANIMGIGPEMLPKN from the coding sequence ATGTTGAAGATCGACTTAACAGGAAAAATTGCTTTCATAGCCGGTGTAGGAGATGACAACGGGTATGGCTGGGGCATTGCCAAAATGTTAGCAGAAGCTGGCGCAACCATCCTCGTGGGAACCTGGGTTCCTATCTACAAAATTTTCTCCCAGTCTTGGGATCTCGGGAAATTCAATGAGTCTCGTAAATTGTCGAACGGAGAGCTGCTTACCTTAGCCAAAATTTATCCAATGGACGCGAGTTTCGACACCCCAGAAGATGTCCCTCAAGATATTTTAGAGAATAAGCGCTACAAGGACCTATCGGGTTATACCGTTTCCGAAGTAGCGGAACAAGTAAAGAAAGATTTCGGCCATATTGATATCCTTGTTCATTCTCTGGCTAACAGCCCCGAAATTGCTAAACCTTTACTTGATACGTCGCGAAAAGGCTATCTTTCCGCTTTAAGCACTTCCAGCTACTCTTTTATTAGCCTTCTTTCCCACTTTGGTCCCTTTATGAATGAAGGCGCTAGCACCATCTCTTTGACCTACCTAGCCTCTATGCGTGCCGTTCCTGGATATGGAGGAGGAATGAGTGCGGCCAAGGCAGCTTTGGAAAGTGATACGAAAGTTTTGGCGTGGGAAGCCGGTAGACGCTGGGGGGTCCGTGTGAACACGATTTCAGCAGGGCCATTAGCTAGCCGGGCAGGGAAAGCCATTGGCTTTATAGAACGAATGGTCGATTACTATCTAGATTGGGCGCCGTTGCCATCCCCGATGGAAGCAGAACAAGTAGGTGCGGCAGCAGCCTTCTTGGTCTCTCCTTTGGCCAAAGCCATTACGGGAGAGACCCTATACGTAGACCACGGAGCGAATATTATGGGCATAGGGCCAGAAATGCTGCCTAAGAATTAA
- the acpS gene encoding holo-ACP synthase — protein MFGIGTDIVEIDRIRRIHQTHGERFLQKIFTTVEREYCFSKSNPYASLAARFAAKEAVAKALGTGIGQSLKWKEIEIHREARHPQVVVPNSLLSSLGVKRIFLSISHCRKYATAVAVAE, from the coding sequence ATGTTTGGAATTGGGACTGACATTGTAGAGATTGATAGAATTCGTAGAATCCATCAGACTCATGGAGAGCGGTTTTTACAGAAGATTTTCACAACAGTAGAGAGAGAGTACTGTTTTTCTAAGTCAAATCCCTATGCTTCTTTGGCAGCACGTTTTGCTGCTAAAGAAGCGGTAGCCAAAGCTTTGGGCACGGGGATAGGCCAATCTTTAAAGTGGAAAGAAATCGAAATACATAGAGAGGCTCGCCATCCCCAAGTCGTCGTTCCTAATTCCTTATTAAGCTCCTTGGGGGTGAAACGTATCTTTCTTTCCATAAGCCATTGTCGAAAATACGCTACAGCGGTAGCTGTTGCTGAGTAA
- the trxB gene encoding thioredoxin-disulfide reductase — MTHVKLAIIGSGPAGYTAAIYASRALLTPVLFEGFFSGVAGGQLMTTTEVENFPGFPEGVLGQQLMDRMKAQALRFGTQVLAKDITSVDFSVKPFVLKSGEDIFTCDACIIATGASAKRLSIPGAGDNEFWQKGVTACAVCDGASPIFRDKDLFVVGGGDSALEEALFLTRYGKRVFVVHRRDALRASKAMVNKAQANEKIFFLWNSEVVKISGDSVVRSIDIFNNVAKTTTTMEAAGVFFAIGHQPNTAFLGGQVALDENGYIITEKGSSRTSVPGVFAAGDVQDKYYRQAITSAGSGCMAALDAERFLDNE, encoded by the coding sequence ATGACACATGTAAAATTAGCTATTATAGGCTCTGGTCCTGCTGGTTACACAGCTGCTATTTATGCTTCCAGAGCTCTTTTGACCCCAGTACTATTTGAGGGATTCTTCTCGGGTGTTGCCGGAGGCCAGCTAATGACTACGACCGAGGTGGAAAATTTTCCAGGTTTCCCTGAAGGGGTATTGGGTCAGCAGTTAATGGATCGTATGAAAGCGCAAGCACTGCGTTTTGGTACGCAGGTGCTCGCCAAAGACATTACCTCCGTCGATTTTAGCGTCAAACCTTTTGTCTTGAAATCAGGAGAAGACATTTTTACATGTGATGCGTGTATTATAGCTACGGGGGCATCAGCCAAGCGCTTATCTATTCCTGGCGCAGGAGACAATGAATTTTGGCAAAAAGGAGTTACTGCGTGTGCTGTTTGCGATGGAGCTTCTCCCATTTTCCGAGATAAAGATTTATTTGTTGTGGGGGGAGGGGACTCTGCTTTAGAAGAGGCGTTGTTTTTGACGCGTTATGGCAAACGTGTGTTTGTTGTACATAGAAGAGATGCTTTACGAGCTTCAAAGGCCATGGTAAATAAAGCGCAGGCTAATGAAAAAATCTTTTTCCTTTGGAATAGCGAGGTGGTAAAAATATCGGGAGATTCTGTGGTGCGGTCCATCGATATTTTCAATAACGTCGCAAAGACTACGACGACAATGGAAGCTGCTGGAGTTTTCTTCGCTATCGGGCATCAGCCTAATACTGCATTTTTAGGGGGACAGGTGGCCTTAGATGAAAATGGGTATATTATTACAGAAAAAGGAAGCTCTCGGACATCGGTCCCAGGGGTTTTTGCTGCAGGAGATGTTCAAGATAAGTATTACAGACAAGCGATCACTTCTGCGGGCAGCGGGTGTATGGCGGCGTTAGATGCAGAAAGATTTTTAGATAATGAATAG
- a CDS encoding flagellar biosynthetic protein FliO has protein sequence MLRLFPHNQFFLEEDSSSASIPQELFFVNEAFSDSMRWEVGKMLGSLILLLGIFGVGCWLFRRFLRSRGHVPSIHSSIKVLDRRVLASKTSIYVIKVANKTLVIAERGDHVTLLSEFPPNTDLNTLLQQDQKKTPSPRGEILSGFLKQFKDKK, from the coding sequence ATGTTGCGCTTGTTTCCACACAACCAATTTTTTTTAGAAGAAGATTCTTCTTCAGCAAGTATCCCGCAAGAGCTCTTTTTTGTTAACGAGGCTTTTTCCGATTCTATGCGCTGGGAAGTAGGAAAGATGCTTGGCTCTTTGATTCTATTGTTAGGGATATTTGGAGTTGGGTGTTGGTTATTTCGGCGTTTTTTGCGTTCGCGAGGGCATGTTCCGAGCATCCATTCATCGATTAAGGTTTTAGATCGTCGTGTTCTAGCGTCAAAAACTTCTATCTATGTGATCAAGGTTGCAAATAAAACCTTAGTGATTGCGGAGAGGGGAGATCATGTGACTTTATTGTCCGAATTTCCTCCCAATACAGACCTGAATACCCTATTGCAGCAAGACCAGAAAAAGACTCCATCTCCTAGGGGAGAGATATTGTCTGGTTTCTTAAAGCAATTTAAAGATAAAAAATAA